One Williamsia phyllosphaerae DNA segment encodes these proteins:
- a CDS encoding IclR family transcriptional regulator has translation MVVSGVGVLDKSVAVLRSIAESPCNLNELCVKTGLPRATAHRLAMGLETHRLLVRNTAGQWCPGPALAELAAEATDTVREAAMMVLPRLREITGESVQLYRREGTQRICVAAMEPPTGLRDTVPVGAYLPMTAGSGAKVLLAWADPATQRTLLTDSAFGERTLLEIRRRGWAQSAGEREAGVASVSAPVRDAAGDVVAAISVSGPIDRMGRRPGSRWAADLLAAADAIHKRLLHA, from the coding sequence ATGGTCGTGAGCGGGGTCGGTGTCCTGGACAAGTCGGTCGCGGTGCTGCGGTCGATCGCCGAGAGCCCCTGCAACCTCAACGAACTGTGCGTCAAGACCGGCCTCCCCCGCGCGACGGCCCACCGGCTCGCGATGGGCCTCGAGACCCACCGGCTCCTGGTCCGCAACACCGCCGGGCAGTGGTGTCCGGGACCCGCCCTGGCCGAGCTCGCCGCCGAGGCGACCGACACGGTGCGCGAGGCCGCGATGATGGTGCTGCCACGTCTGCGCGAGATCACCGGGGAATCGGTGCAGCTGTACCGCCGTGAGGGCACCCAGCGCATCTGCGTCGCGGCGATGGAACCACCCACCGGTCTGCGGGACACCGTGCCCGTGGGTGCCTACCTGCCGATGACCGCGGGGTCCGGGGCGAAGGTCCTGTTGGCCTGGGCCGATCCGGCCACGCAACGGACACTGCTGACCGACAGCGCCTTCGGTGAGCGGACCCTGTTGGAGATCCGCAGGCGCGGCTGGGCGCAGAGCGCCGGCGAGCGCGAGGCCGGCGTCGCCAGTGTCTCCGCTCCCGTCCGCGACGCCGCCGGCGACGTCGTCGCCGCGATCTCGGTGTCCGGCCCCATCGACCGGATGGGCCGCCGACCCGGATCCCGGTGGGCCGCCGACCTGCTCGCCGCGGCCGATGCGATCCACAAGCGTCTGCTGCACGCCTGA
- the leuC gene encoding 3-isopropylmalate dehydratase large subunit, with amino-acid sequence MSTAKTLAEKVWAEHVVQYGEADASGQHNPDLIYIDLHLVHEVTSPQAFEGLRLAGRPVRRPDLTIATEDHNVPTIDIDKPIADVVSRTQVDTLRSNCAEFGIRLHPMGDAEQGIVHIIGPQLGLTQPGMTIVCGDSHTSTHGAFGALAMGIGTSEVEHVLATQTLSLRPFKTMAITVDGELPAGVTSKDLILAIIAEIGTGGGQGYVLEYRGSAIEKLSMEARMTICNMSIEAGARAGMIAPDQTTYDYLQGRPNAPTGDDWDRAVEHWESLRTDPGAVYDEEVRIDATTLSPFVTWGTNPGQGAPLSATVPDPAEFGDASAATSAEKALAYMDLTPGTPLRDISIDTVFVGSCTNGRIEDLRSVADILRGRTVAEGMRMLIVPGSMRVRAQAETEGLGEIFTAAGAEWRQAGCSMCLGMNPDQLAPGERCASTSNRNFEGRQGKGGRTHLVSPEVAAATAIRGRLSAPADLNA; translated from the coding sequence ATGAGTACAGCGAAGACTCTGGCCGAGAAGGTCTGGGCCGAACATGTCGTCCAGTACGGCGAGGCCGATGCCAGTGGGCAGCACAACCCGGACCTCATCTACATCGACCTCCACCTCGTCCACGAGGTGACGTCGCCGCAGGCCTTCGAGGGGCTGCGGCTCGCCGGCCGGCCGGTCCGTCGGCCCGATCTCACCATCGCCACCGAGGACCACAACGTCCCCACCATCGACATCGACAAGCCCATCGCCGACGTCGTCTCGCGGACCCAGGTGGACACGTTGCGCAGCAACTGCGCCGAGTTCGGGATCCGCCTGCACCCCATGGGAGACGCCGAGCAGGGCATCGTCCACATCATCGGCCCCCAGCTCGGACTCACCCAGCCGGGTATGACGATCGTCTGCGGTGACAGCCACACCTCGACGCACGGCGCATTCGGTGCGCTGGCAATGGGAATCGGTACCTCGGAGGTCGAGCACGTCCTCGCGACGCAGACGTTGTCGTTGCGCCCGTTCAAGACCATGGCCATCACGGTCGACGGCGAACTGCCCGCGGGCGTCACGAGCAAGGATCTCATCCTGGCGATCATCGCCGAGATCGGCACCGGCGGCGGTCAGGGATACGTCCTGGAGTACCGCGGCTCGGCCATCGAGAAGTTGTCGATGGAGGCACGAATGACCATCTGCAACATGTCGATCGAGGCGGGTGCCCGCGCGGGCATGATCGCGCCGGACCAGACGACCTACGACTACCTGCAGGGCCGCCCCAACGCGCCGACCGGTGACGACTGGGATCGCGCCGTCGAGCACTGGGAGAGCCTGCGCACCGATCCCGGGGCGGTCTACGACGAGGAGGTGCGCATCGACGCCACCACGTTGTCCCCCTTCGTGACCTGGGGGACCAACCCCGGGCAGGGCGCCCCGCTGAGCGCGACCGTTCCCGATCCCGCCGAGTTCGGCGACGCCTCGGCGGCCACGTCGGCCGAAAAGGCCCTCGCGTACATGGATCTGACCCCCGGTACCCCGCTGCGTGACATCTCCATCGACACCGTCTTCGTCGGATCGTGCACCAACGGGCGGATCGAGGACCTGCGCTCGGTGGCCGACATCCTGCGCGGTCGGACCGTCGCCGAGGGCATGCGGATGCTCATCGTGCCGGGATCGATGCGGGTCCGTGCGCAGGCCGAGACCGAGGGGTTGGGCGAGATCTTCACCGCCGCAGGTGCGGAGTGGCGACAGGCGGGCTGCTCGATGTGCCTGGGCATGAACCCCGATCAGCTGGCCCCGGGGGAGCGCTGCGCGTCGACCTCCAACCGCAATTTCGAGGGCCGTCAGGGCAAGGGCGGCCGGACCCATCTGGTCTCGCCGGAGGTGGCTGCCGCCACCGCCATTCGCGGGCGGCTCTCGGCCCCCGCCGATCTGAACGCCTGA
- the leuD gene encoding 3-isopropylmalate dehydratase small subunit, with protein sequence MKPFTTHTGIGVPLRRSNVDTDQIIPAVYLKRVTRTGFEDGLFAAWRNDPDFILNNEPWSRGSVLVAGPDFGTGSSREHAVWALSDFGFRVVISSRFADIFRGNAGKAGLVAAQVEQSDVDLIWKRLEETPGTEITVSLEDRTVAVDDLVVRFGIDDYTRWRLIEGLDDIGLTLRQVEAISEFEKARPVWKPATL encoded by the coding sequence ATGAAACCGTTCACCACCCACACCGGAATCGGCGTACCCCTGCGCCGCAGCAACGTCGACACCGACCAGATCATCCCGGCGGTGTACCTGAAGCGGGTCACCCGCACCGGATTTGAGGACGGGCTGTTCGCCGCCTGGCGCAACGACCCGGACTTCATCCTCAACAACGAGCCGTGGTCGCGGGGTTCGGTGCTCGTGGCCGGGCCGGATTTCGGCACCGGATCGTCGCGCGAGCACGCCGTCTGGGCCCTCTCGGACTTCGGTTTCCGGGTGGTCATCTCGTCTCGTTTCGCCGACATCTTCCGCGGGAACGCCGGAAAAGCGGGTCTCGTGGCGGCCCAGGTGGAGCAGTCCGACGTCGATCTGATCTGGAAAAGGCTCGAAGAAACGCCCGGGACGGAAATCACCGTCAGCCTTGAGGATCGAACCGTCGCGGTCGATGACCTGGTGGTGCGCTTTGGGATTGACGACTACACGAGGTGGCGTCTCATCGAGGGTCTCGACGACATCGGATTGACATTACGCCAGGTAGAGGCCATTTCTGAGTTCGAAAAGGCAAGGCCCGTATGGAAACCGGCGACCCTGTGA
- a CDS encoding HU family DNA-binding protein produces MNKAELIEELTKKLDTDRRTATDAVEHVVDTIVRAVNKGESVTITGFGVFEKRKRAARVARNPRTGETVKVRPTSVPAFRPGAQFKAVVAGKQKLSASGPAVKRGSGTAAPTKTAAKKAPAKTAAKKAAPAKKAAPAKKATTAVKKAAPAKKATTAAKKATTAVKKAAPAKKATTAAKKATTAVKKAAPAKKATAAAKKAAPAKKTAAKKAPARKARAR; encoded by the coding sequence ATGAATAAAGCAGAGCTCATCGAAGAGCTTACGAAGAAGTTGGACACCGACCGTCGCACGGCGACAGACGCTGTCGAGCACGTCGTCGACACGATCGTTCGCGCGGTGAACAAAGGTGAGAGCGTCACCATCACCGGCTTCGGCGTATTCGAGAAGCGCAAGCGCGCCGCCCGGGTCGCGCGCAACCCGCGCACCGGCGAGACCGTGAAGGTCCGCCCGACGTCGGTTCCCGCCTTCCGTCCCGGCGCGCAGTTCAAGGCCGTGGTCGCGGGCAAGCAGAAGCTGAGCGCGTCCGGACCGGCGGTCAAGCGTGGCAGTGGAACTGCCGCGCCGACCAAGACCGCGGCCAAGAAGGCCCCGGCGAAGACCGCAGCCAAGAAGGCGGCCCCGGCCAAGAAGGCGGCTCCAGCGAAGAAGGCGACCACCGCGGTGAAGAAGGCGGCTCCGGCCAAGAAGGCCACCACCGCCGCCAAGAAGGCGACCACCGCGGTGAAGAAGGCGGCTCCGGCCAAGAAGGCCACCACCGCCGCCAAGAAGGCGACCACCGCGGTGAAGAAGGCCGCTCCGGCCAAGAAGGCAACGGCCGCAGCGAAGAAGGCGGCTCCCGCCAAGAAGACCGCGGCCAAGAAGGCTCCGGCTCGCAAGGCACGCGCTCGCTGA
- a CDS encoding NUDIX hydrolase — translation MTSQRKSVYAAGGVVWRPIEGDEPAVEVAVIHRPRYDDWTLPKGKCENDETFVATAVREIAEETGYSVRLGRHLRRVDYDLGSSSRKYVHYWSAQVTGGEFAVNEEVDEIEWCTVSDARDRLSHRADRKVLAEFARLPADLHTVLVVRHAKAGRSARYRGDDRLRPLEPFGWTQAERLVEQFVAFGGEHLHAADRTRCLQTLEPLAVTLTAPIEVEPALSEESYKEDPDSALRRVREIARADGTHVICSQGKVIPGLLSSWVGSGPASIPRTRNRKASMWVLTLDGDQVVAVDHIDSPLRRADSD, via the coding sequence ATGACATCACAGAGGAAATCGGTGTACGCGGCCGGCGGCGTGGTCTGGCGACCGATCGAGGGCGACGAACCCGCGGTCGAGGTCGCGGTGATCCACCGACCCCGCTACGACGACTGGACCCTGCCCAAGGGCAAATGCGAGAACGACGAGACCTTCGTCGCGACGGCCGTCCGTGAGATCGCCGAGGAGACCGGCTATTCGGTCCGCCTCGGTCGCCATCTCCGCCGGGTCGACTACGACCTCGGTTCATCGAGCCGCAAATACGTGCACTACTGGTCGGCGCAGGTCACCGGCGGCGAGTTCGCGGTGAACGAGGAGGTCGACGAGATCGAGTGGTGCACGGTCTCGGATGCACGTGACCGGTTGAGTCACCGAGCCGACCGCAAGGTGCTGGCCGAGTTCGCCCGTCTGCCCGCCGATCTGCACACCGTGCTCGTGGTCCGCCACGCCAAGGCCGGTCGGTCGGCACGATATCGGGGCGACGACCGCCTCCGGCCGCTCGAGCCCTTCGGGTGGACGCAGGCCGAGCGGCTCGTCGAACAGTTCGTCGCCTTCGGCGGAGAACATCTGCACGCCGCCGATCGCACCCGATGCCTGCAGACCCTCGAACCGCTGGCCGTGACACTGACGGCGCCGATCGAGGTGGAGCCGGCACTCTCGGAAGAGAGCTACAAGGAGGACCCGGATTCCGCGCTGAGGCGCGTCCGGGAGATCGCCCGCGCTGACGGGACACACGTGATCTGTAGCCAGGGCAAGGTGATTCCCGGCCTGTTGTCGTCATGGGTCGGGTCCGGACCGGCGTCGATACCCCGAACCCGCAATCGCAAGGCGAGCATGTGGGTACTCACCCTCGACGGTGACCAGGTCGTGGCCGTCGACCACATCGACAGCCCGCTGCGTCGCGCAGACTCGGACTGA
- a CDS encoding RNA degradosome polyphosphate kinase, which yields MRHDGGVASQDSSPVDPSADGDVATRPPEVVTPALPVAPPAATLVPDAGADLPEDRYLNRELSWLDFNSRVLALAEDTSLPLLDRAKFLAIFSSNLDEFFMVRVAGLKRRDETGLSVRSADGLSPREQLSMIAKRTQQIAERHARVFMDSVRPALADNDIHVVSWDQLADDEQARMSEYFHEEVFPVLTPLAVDPAHPFPYISGLSINLAVTVSDVAEGGEHFARVKVPDNVSRFVEVDKLMSRSGRSQSDDGPAPTILLPMETLIAANLGHLFPGMEIVEHHVFRITRNADFEVEEDRDEDLLQALERELARRRFGSPVRLEVADDMSEHMLELLLRELDVNPADVIEVPGILDLSCLFQVFALDRPSLKDRPFVPATHPAFGERETPKSVFATLREGDVLVHHPYDSFSTSVQRFIEQAASDPQVLAIKQTLYRTSGDSPIVNALIDAAEAGKQVVALVEIKARFDEQANIKWARQLEQAGVHVVYGLVGLKTHCKTCLVVRREGSTIRRYCHIGTGNYNPKTARLYEDVGLLTAAPDIGADLTDLFNTLTGYSRKHEYRNLLVAPHGVRAGIIARINAEIEHHRAGDERARIQLKANALVDEQVIDALYRASQAGVPVEIVVRGICALRPNVPGISDNITVRSILGQFLEHSRILHFGALDEYWIGSADMMHRNLDRRIEVMAQVRDQRLTREMGEIFASALDPTTRCWILEADGGWTASPAAGEKVRDHQREMMRRHRSRADNSA from the coding sequence ATGCGTCATGATGGTGGCGTGGCTTCCCAGGACAGTTCACCCGTAGATCCATCCGCCGACGGCGACGTCGCGACGCGACCGCCGGAGGTCGTGACCCCGGCCCTGCCGGTGGCGCCGCCGGCCGCGACTCTCGTTCCCGATGCGGGCGCCGATCTCCCCGAGGACCGCTACCTCAACCGCGAACTGAGTTGGCTCGACTTCAACTCCCGCGTCCTGGCCCTCGCCGAGGACACCTCGCTCCCGCTGCTCGACCGGGCCAAGTTCCTCGCCATCTTCTCGTCGAACCTCGACGAGTTCTTCATGGTGCGGGTGGCCGGGCTCAAGCGGCGCGACGAGACCGGGTTGTCGGTGCGATCGGCCGACGGGCTCTCGCCCCGCGAACAGCTGTCGATGATCGCCAAGCGCACACAGCAGATCGCCGAGCGACACGCCCGCGTGTTCATGGATTCCGTCCGGCCCGCGCTGGCGGACAACGACATCCACGTCGTGTCGTGGGATCAGCTCGCCGACGACGAGCAGGCCCGGATGTCGGAGTACTTCCACGAGGAGGTGTTCCCGGTCCTGACCCCGCTCGCGGTCGACCCGGCGCACCCCTTCCCCTACATCAGCGGTCTGAGCATCAACCTCGCCGTCACCGTGTCCGACGTCGCCGAGGGCGGCGAGCACTTCGCCCGGGTGAAGGTGCCCGACAACGTGAGTCGCTTCGTCGAGGTCGACAAGTTGATGTCGCGGTCGGGTCGCTCGCAGAGCGACGACGGCCCGGCACCGACGATCCTGTTGCCGATGGAGACCCTCATCGCGGCCAACCTCGGCCACCTCTTCCCGGGGATGGAGATCGTCGAACACCACGTCTTCCGGATCACCCGCAACGCCGACTTCGAGGTCGAGGAGGACCGCGACGAGGACCTGCTGCAGGCCCTCGAGCGCGAACTCGCCCGGCGCCGCTTCGGATCCCCGGTGCGACTCGAGGTCGCCGACGACATGAGCGAGCACATGCTCGAACTGTTGCTGCGCGAACTCGACGTCAACCCCGCCGACGTCATCGAGGTCCCCGGGATCCTCGACCTGTCGTGTTTGTTCCAGGTGTTCGCGCTCGATCGCCCGTCGCTCAAGGACCGGCCGTTCGTCCCCGCGACGCACCCGGCCTTCGGCGAGCGCGAGACCCCCAAGAGCGTCTTCGCGACGCTGCGCGAGGGCGACGTGCTGGTGCACCACCCCTACGACTCGTTCTCCACGAGCGTGCAACGGTTCATCGAGCAGGCCGCGTCGGACCCGCAGGTCCTCGCCATCAAGCAGACGCTCTACCGCACCTCCGGTGACTCGCCGATCGTCAACGCGCTCATCGACGCCGCCGAGGCGGGCAAGCAGGTGGTCGCCCTGGTCGAGATCAAGGCCCGCTTCGACGAGCAGGCCAACATCAAGTGGGCGCGTCAGCTCGAGCAGGCCGGTGTGCACGTGGTCTACGGACTCGTCGGGCTCAAGACCCACTGCAAGACATGCCTCGTCGTGCGCCGTGAGGGGTCGACCATCCGCCGCTACTGCCACATCGGTACCGGTAACTACAATCCCAAGACCGCGCGGCTCTACGAAGACGTGGGCCTGCTGACCGCGGCTCCCGACATCGGCGCCGACCTGACCGACCTGTTCAACACGTTGACCGGTTACTCGCGCAAACACGAGTACCGCAACCTGCTGGTGGCACCGCACGGTGTCCGGGCGGGCATCATCGCGCGCATCAACGCCGAGATCGAGCACCACCGGGCCGGCGACGAACGCGCGCGAATCCAGTTGAAGGCCAACGCACTCGTCGACGAGCAGGTGATCGACGCCCTCTACCGCGCGTCACAGGCGGGCGTCCCGGTCGAGATCGTGGTGCGCGGCATCTGCGCGCTGCGGCCGAACGTCCCCGGGATCAGTGACAACATCACCGTCCGTTCGATCCTGGGTCAGTTCCTCGAACACTCTCGGATCCTGCACTTCGGGGCTCTCGACGAGTACTGGATCGGCAGCGCCGACATGATGCACCGCAACCTGGATCGACGTATCGAGGTGATGGCGCAGGTCCGCGATCAACGTCTGACCCGTGAGATGGGCGAGATCTTCGCCTCGGCACTCGATCCCACGACGCGCTGCTGGATCCTCGAGGCCGACGGCGGGTGGACGGCGTCCCCCGCGGCCGGCGAGAAGGTCCGCGATCATCAACGGGAGATGATGCGCCGACACCGCAGCAGGGCCGACAACTCCGCGTAG
- the cofC gene encoding 2-phospho-L-lactate guanylyltransferase: MEHGTREETSAAPGARPIAAVLAVKGLADAKTRLSPVVPADARRALVLAMMSDTITAARAAGVGDIVVVTPDPEVSATARRLGARVVADTPADAADPVTSSLNRALARGIDAAIGTDGARVVVLQADLPALRAPHLGAALVRADGHRQAIVPDRSGSGTAMLIVGDTSDITPRFGVGSARAHRDAGAVDLVADSGDLWPDLRTDVDTVDDLAAAMTLGVGRATAQVLADVGLGSLASTPTPHAS; the protein is encoded by the coding sequence ATGGAGCACGGGACACGCGAGGAGACCTCGGCCGCGCCGGGTGCTCGGCCGATCGCGGCGGTCCTGGCGGTCAAGGGGCTCGCCGACGCCAAGACCCGCCTGTCCCCGGTGGTCCCGGCCGACGCCCGTCGCGCGCTGGTGCTGGCGATGATGAGCGACACGATCACCGCCGCCCGGGCCGCCGGCGTCGGTGACATCGTCGTGGTCACCCCGGATCCCGAGGTCTCGGCGACCGCGCGCCGACTCGGCGCCCGGGTCGTCGCCGACACACCCGCCGACGCCGCCGACCCGGTGACGAGTTCCCTGAACCGTGCCCTCGCCCGGGGCATCGATGCCGCGATCGGCACCGACGGCGCACGGGTCGTCGTGCTGCAGGCCGATCTACCGGCACTGCGGGCACCGCACCTGGGCGCCGCGCTCGTGCGGGCCGACGGTCATCGCCAGGCCATCGTCCCCGACCGATCCGGTTCGGGCACCGCGATGCTCATCGTCGGTGACACCTCCGACATCACGCCCCGTTTCGGCGTCGGGTCCGCGCGGGCGCACCGGGATGCGGGTGCGGTCGACCTCGTCGCCGACTCCGGCGACCTGTGGCCGGATCTGCGCACCGACGTCGACACCGTGGACGATCTCGCCGCGGCCATGACCCTGGGCGTCGGCCGGGCCACAGCACAGGTGCTCGCCGACGTCGGACTCGGCTCCCTTGCCTCCACACCGACGCCGCATGCGTCATGA
- a CDS encoding NAD(P)H-dependent glycerol-3-phosphate dehydrogenase translates to MRAAVMGSGSWGTAMAAVLVDAGTDTVLWARRPELARSIAEDHVNPDYLPGITLPDSLHAVSSVDEALDGADLVVCAVPSQSLRANLAGWFISPDATLMSLAKGVESDSLMRMSEVIAQVTGADPDRIAVLSGPNLAREIAQRQPAATVVACPDEARATDIQNACSTSYFRPYTNTDVVGCEIGGAVKNVIALACGMASGAGLGENTLASIITRGLAETIRLGEALGAKPETFAGLAGVGDLVATCSSPLSRNRSFGSRLGEGRSLVEAQEATNGQVAEGVKSCSSVRALAAGHGVEMPLTDAVHRVCHEGLGVRDAIIALLSRSTKPE, encoded by the coding sequence GTGCGTGCTGCCGTGATGGGTTCGGGATCGTGGGGAACGGCGATGGCCGCGGTGCTGGTGGACGCGGGCACCGACACCGTCCTGTGGGCACGTCGCCCGGAGCTGGCGCGCTCCATCGCCGAGGACCACGTCAACCCCGACTATCTGCCGGGCATCACGCTCCCCGATTCCCTGCACGCGGTGAGTTCGGTCGACGAGGCGCTCGACGGTGCCGACCTGGTCGTGTGCGCCGTCCCGTCGCAGTCGTTGCGCGCCAACCTCGCCGGGTGGTTCATCTCGCCGGACGCGACGCTGATGTCGCTGGCCAAGGGTGTGGAGAGCGACTCGCTGATGCGGATGAGCGAGGTGATCGCGCAGGTGACCGGCGCCGACCCCGACCGCATCGCGGTGCTGTCCGGACCCAATCTCGCGCGGGAGATCGCGCAGCGTCAACCCGCGGCCACCGTGGTGGCGTGTCCCGACGAGGCCCGTGCGACTGACATCCAGAATGCCTGCAGCACATCCTATTTCCGCCCGTACACCAACACCGACGTGGTGGGGTGCGAGATCGGCGGGGCGGTCAAGAACGTGATCGCACTGGCCTGCGGGATGGCCTCGGGCGCCGGACTCGGCGAGAACACGCTGGCCTCGATCATCACCCGCGGGCTGGCCGAGACCATCCGCCTCGGCGAGGCGCTCGGTGCCAAACCGGAGACGTTCGCGGGTCTCGCCGGTGTCGGCGACCTGGTCGCCACGTGTTCCTCACCGCTCTCGCGCAACCGGTCGTTCGGGTCACGCCTGGGTGAGGGGCGCAGCCTCGTCGAGGCCCAGGAGGCGACGAACGGTCAGGTGGCCGAGGGCGTGAAGTCGTGCTCGTCTGTGCGTGCGTTGGCGGCGGGTCACGGTGTGGAGATGCCGTTGACCGATGCCGTGCACCGCGTCTGCCACGAGGGACTCGGGGTCCGCGACGCGATCATCGCGTTGCTGAGCCGCAGCACCAAGCCGGAGTGA
- a CDS encoding DUF3515 domain-containing protein, producing MGTDEPVSGDDTTPEADVPEADVPDTDQPESDTHDTPESTDSPVAASRRSPALIATIVAIPVMVVVLFIVFAAAKNTSSPGPLPLQSAAAPQSGEQGCARLIAALPQTFENFGERTESDGLVSWAKGGDSPGPIQLRCGVPRPDDLAPTSALQTVDPVQWFQRAPKKGEKGALWFAVDHRPYVALWLPNNSGNGAISDVSKIIEQILPLAPIDLGS from the coding sequence GTGGGTACCGACGAGCCCGTCTCGGGCGACGACACCACCCCCGAGGCCGACGTTCCCGAGGCCGACGTTCCCGACACCGACCAACCGGAGTCCGACACCCACGACACCCCGGAGTCCACCGACTCCCCTGTCGCGGCGTCACGCCGCAGTCCGGCCCTGATCGCGACCATCGTCGCGATCCCGGTGATGGTCGTCGTGTTGTTCATCGTCTTCGCCGCGGCCAAGAACACCAGCTCACCCGGACCGCTGCCGCTGCAGTCGGCGGCCGCGCCGCAGTCGGGCGAGCAGGGCTGCGCGCGTCTGATCGCCGCCCTGCCCCAGACGTTCGAGAACTTCGGTGAGCGCACCGAGTCCGACGGACTCGTCTCGTGGGCCAAGGGCGGCGATTCGCCCGGCCCGATCCAACTGCGCTGCGGGGTGCCCCGGCCCGACGACCTCGCGCCGACCTCGGCCCTGCAGACCGTCGATCCGGTGCAGTGGTTCCAGCGTGCGCCGAAGAAGGGCGAGAAGGGTGCGCTCTGGTTCGCCGTCGATCACCGCCCGTACGTGGCCCTGTGGCTGCCGAACAACTCCGGCAACGGCGCCATCTCCGACGTCTCGAAGATCATCGAGCAGATCCTGCCGCTCGCACCGATCGACCTCGGTTCCTGA
- a CDS encoding Lrp/AsnC ligand binding domain-containing protein, giving the protein MVQAYILIQTEVGRAAQAAAAIAEIPGVASSEEVSGPYDVIVRVSVDDAHHLTATVVPRIQEVVGITRTLTCPVVTDVRAV; this is encoded by the coding sequence GTGGTTCAGGCATACATTCTGATCCAGACCGAGGTGGGTCGTGCAGCCCAGGCCGCCGCCGCCATCGCGGAGATCCCCGGTGTCGCATCGTCGGAGGAGGTCTCCGGCCCCTACGACGTCATCGTGCGCGTCAGTGTGGACGACGCCCATCACCTGACGGCGACCGTGGTCCCCCGTATCCAGGAGGTCGTCGGCATCACCCGTACGCTCACGTGTCCCGTGGTCACCGACGTCCGCGCCGTCTGA
- a CDS encoding thiamine-phosphate kinase, with protein sequence MGANDSGGDTSRPPVVSASGPTVADVGEQALINRLTAMSTRAAADLPADSDRLLIGPGDDAAVIAMASDLIVSTDSLVQDRHFRLQWSTPEAIGRRAAIQSAADIAAMGGRVSALVVSIACPPTTAVDWVLAVNRGLNEAAVAVGARVVGGDVVSADQIVLTVTVFGSTDGRAAVPVSGARVGDRLAVSGPLGSSAAGLALLMAGRAQSYPDLVAAHRVPIVDLAAGVVAAEHGAHAMTDVSDGLGAELETMARASGVSMDVVAASIPMAHGLVEAGADLGVDPSGWAIGGGEDHQLLAAFDGAPPAGWTVIGSVGARDERRPVRIDGSAPAVPGWRSF encoded by the coding sequence GTGGGCGCCAACGATTCCGGCGGTGACACGTCGCGACCACCCGTTGTGTCGGCCTCCGGGCCCACCGTCGCCGACGTCGGTGAGCAGGCGCTCATCAATCGGCTCACCGCCATGTCGACACGCGCCGCGGCCGATCTGCCCGCGGATTCCGATCGCCTGCTGATCGGTCCCGGCGACGATGCGGCCGTCATCGCGATGGCGTCGGACCTGATCGTCAGCACCGACAGTCTGGTGCAGGACAGACACTTTCGGCTGCAGTGGTCGACGCCGGAGGCGATCGGTCGCCGTGCGGCGATCCAGAGCGCGGCCGACATCGCCGCGATGGGCGGGCGGGTGTCGGCGTTGGTCGTCTCGATCGCCTGCCCGCCGACCACGGCCGTCGACTGGGTTCTCGCCGTCAACCGCGGCCTCAACGAGGCGGCCGTCGCGGTCGGTGCCCGCGTGGTGGGCGGCGACGTGGTGTCGGCGGATCAGATCGTGTTGACCGTCACGGTGTTCGGTTCGACGGACGGTCGCGCGGCGGTACCGGTCTCCGGGGCGCGGGTCGGTGATCGCCTCGCCGTGAGCGGTCCGCTGGGTTCGTCGGCCGCCGGGCTCGCCCTGTTGATGGCCGGTCGAGCGCAGTCCTATCCGGATCTCGTTGCTGCGCATCGGGTCCCGATCGTCGATCTCGCCGCCGGGGTGGTCGCCGCCGAACACGGCGCGCATGCGATGACCGATGTGTCCGACGGGCTCGGCGCCGAACTGGAGACGATGGCCCGCGCGTCGGGGGTGTCGATGGACGTGGTCGCGGCGTCGATCCCGATGGCTCACGGCCTGGTCGAGGCCGGTGCGGACCTGGGCGTCGACCCGTCCGGGTGGGCGATCGGGGGAGGCGAAGATCACCAGTTGCTCGCCGCTTTCGACGGTGCCCCGCCCGCCGGGTGGACGGTGATCGGCTCGGTGGGTGCCCGCGACGAGCGGCGTCCCGTACGCATCGACGGTTCCGCGCCGGCCGTCCCCGGGTGGCGGAGCTTCTGA